In one Brienomyrus brachyistius isolate T26 chromosome 5, BBRACH_0.4, whole genome shotgun sequence genomic region, the following are encoded:
- the ldlrb gene encoding low-density lipoprotein receptor — MGWKLWCLVLLICFLVRALHAAAECRGRQFQCRSGDCIPMNWLCDGAEECEDGSDEDSATCLAKTCGPDEFSCGGRLNQCVPAKWHCDDKVDCENGADEEDCGPKTCRVDEFLCTNGNCIAEGFVCDGDADCEDGSDEAACAPPTCKSGSFQCDDGKCLPYIWTCDGDHDCSDGSDETVSLCGRRPTPAGPCSFLEFQCASGHCIHASWQCDGGHDCADGSDELNCTKPTCRPDEFQCGDGTCIHGSLQCNSEQNCKDLSDELGCVQDTHCEGSGRFRCRSGECVSLQKVCNKVRDCRDWSDEPIKECGLNECQDGNGGCSHICHDLVIGYECLCPAGFYLLHGKQCEDVNECADPETCDQICVNLQGSFKCECEEGYWLDPVSKACKVASGTVPYLFFTNRHEVRKMTLDSREYTRFIPQLKNVVALDAEFPTSRIYWSDLFQKKIYRTDMESAANPSSHHAVIDNGIGAPEGLAVDWVHGNIYWTDSVYGTISVATSDGVRRKTLIMHGLVKPRAIVVDPERNYMYWTDWGTPAKIEKGGLNGADRTALVTESIEWPNGITLDLLNQRLYWVDSKMHTLSSVDINGGTRHTLIIDEHKLLHPISLAVFEEKVFWTDVGSNSIFSANRLTGHDITAVAQNLVSPEDIVLYHNLKQPAGRNWCNDSKLPNGGCEFLCLPAPQINGRSPKYTCACADGAALGPDMKKCLPAAPKTPVPPAKSADPTRGPLRTTRRPSTQSIAMTTSTTTTTGSPPRTAGPDRNKNLQSTSGLEFTPQGGNHNELAAVPKESDSSQTAVYVILPIAIICLLAFGAGFLWRNWKLRNTISISFTNPVYQKTMEDQVHICRTDSEEGFIYPSQQMVNLDEDVMA, encoded by the exons ATGGGTTGGAAATTGTGGTGTTTGGTACTCTTGATTTGTTTCCTCGTGCGAGCAC TACATGCGGCGGCGGAGTGCAGGGGCCGGCAATTCCAGTGCCGCAGCGGGGACTGCATCCCGATGAACTGGCTGTGCGACGGTGCGGAGGAGTGCGAGGACGGCAGCGACGAggacagcgccacctgct TGGCCAAGACATGTGGACCTGATGAATTCAGCTGTGGGGGCCGATTGAACCAGTGCGTCCCCGCCAAGTGGCACTGTGACGACAAGGTGGACTGTGAGAATGGGGCCGACGAGGAGGACTGCG GCCCAAAAACCTGCCGGGTGGACGAGTTCCTGTGCACAAATGGGAACTGCATCGCCGAGGGCTTCGTGTGCGACGGAGACGCCGACTGCGAGGACGGCAGCGACGAGGCTGCCtgcgccccccccacctgcaaGTCCGGAAGCTTCCAGTGCGACGACGGCAAGTGCCTGCCCTACATCTGGACCTGCGACGGAGATCACGACTGCAGCGACGGCTCCGACGAGACTGTCTCGCTGTGCGGCCGCCGGCCCACACCCGCTGGGCCCTGCTCCTTCCTCGAGTTCCAGTGCGCCAGTGGACACTGCATCCATGCCAGCTGGCAGTGCGACGGGGGTCACGACTGCGCAGACGGTTCCGACGAACTCAATTGCA ccaaGCCCACCTGCCGCCCGGACGAGTTCCAGTGTGGCGACGGCACTTGCATCCATGGCAGCCTGCAGTGTAACAGCGAGCAGAACTGCAAGGACCTCAGTGATGAGCTGGGCTGTGttcaag ATACCCACTGTGAGGGCTCCGGAAGGTTCCGGTGTCGTAGTGGGGAATGCGTCAGTTTGCAGAAGGTGTGCAACAAGGTCAGAGATTGCAGGGACTGGTCTGACGAGCCCATTAAGGAGTGCG GCCTGAACGAGTGCCAAGACGGTAACGGAGGTTGCTCCCACATCTGCCATGACCTGGTGATCGGATATGAGTGCCTGTGTCCTGCAGGCTTCTACCTGCTGCACGGGAAGCAGTGTGAAG ATGTGAACGAATGTGCCGACCCCGAAACCTGCGACCAGATCTGCGTCAACCTACAGGGAAGCTTCAAGTGTGAATGTGAGGAAGGATACTGGCTGGACCCGGTCAGCAAGGCCTGCAAGGTGGCTTCTG GCACCGTGCCGTACCTGTTCTTCACCAACCGCCACGAGGTGAGGAAGATGACACTGGACAGCAGGGAGTACACGCGCTtcattccacagctgaagaaCGTGGTGGCCCTGGATGCCGAGTTCCCAACCAGCAGGATCTACTGGTCTgacctcttccagaagaagattTACAG AACAGACATGGAGTCGGCCGCTAACCCCTCCAGCCACCACGCCGTCATCGACAACGGCATCGGGGCTCCGGAGGGACTGGCCGTTGACTGGGTCCACGGTAACATCTACTGGACAGACAGCGTGTACGGCACCATCTCCGTGGCAACCTCTGACGGGGTCCGACGCAAGACGCTCATTATGCACGGCCTGGTCAAGCCCCGAGCCATTGTGGTCGACCCAGAACGCAA CTACATGTACTGGACAGACTGGGGAACCCCAGCCAAGATCGAGAAGGGGGGGCTGAACGGAGCCGACCGCACCGCCCTGGTGACGGAAAGCATCGAATGGCCCAATGGCATCACACTAG ACTTGCTGAACCAGCGCCTCTACTGGGTGGATTCGAAGATGCACACCCTCTCCAGCGTCGATATCAACGGAGGCACCCGGCACACGCTAATCATCGACGAGCACAAGCTGCTGCACCCCATCTCCCTCGCCGTCTTCGAG GAGAAAGTGTTCTGGACCGACGTCGGCAGCAACTCCATCTTCAGTGCTAACCGCTTGACAGGACATGACATCACCGCAGTTGCTCAGAATCTAGTCTCGCCCGAGGATATCGTGCTGTATCACAACCTGAAGCAGCCAGCAG GCAGGAACTGGTGCAATGACAGCAAGCTCCCTAATGGAGGCTGTGAGTTTTTGTGCCTCCCGGCACCACAGATCAACGGCCGTTCCCCAAAGTACACCTGCGCCTGCGCAGACGGTGCAGCTCTGGGTCCAGACATGAAGAAGTGCCTGCCAG CAGCTCCGAAGACTCCAGTGCCTCCCGCCAAGTCCGCCGACCCTACTCGAGGACCGCTGAGGACTACGCGCAGACCGTCAACTCAAAGCATCGCCATGAcgacctccaccaccaccaccacaggcTCCCCCCCCCGCACCGCTGGGCCAGACAGGAACAAGAACCTCCAGTCAACCTCCGGGCTGGAGTTCACTCCACAGGGAG GTAACCATAATGAATTAGCCGCCGTGCCGAAAGAGTCCGACTCATCTCAGACCGCTGTTTACGTCATACTGCCCATAG CGATCATCTGCCTGCTGGCTTTTGGCGCCGGTTTTCTatggaggaactggaagctgaggAACACCATCAGCATCAGCTTCACCAACCCCGTCTACCAGAAGACCATGGAGGACCAGGTGCACATATGCAGGACAGACAGTGAGGAGGGCTTCATCTACCCATCG CAGCAGATGGTGAATCTAGATGAAGATGTAATGGCATGA